One region of Osmia lignaria lignaria isolate PbOS001 chromosome 7, iyOsmLign1, whole genome shotgun sequence genomic DNA includes:
- the LOC117604619 gene encoding uncharacterized protein LOC117604619, with amino-acid sequence MIEMIFLVLFVGSLGASAAPGASFLAENTESVWSSLPSTENLEEKAMPLSKLVVDKPFLLPGGLNLLEKSQVPAKLPGTRNLEEKRIPELVLQKLAQPPREIHQ; translated from the exons ATGATCGAG ATGATTTTCTTGGTGCTGTTCGTCGGATCGCTTGGAGCTTCAGCAGCTCCTGGAGCCTCTTTCCTCGCGGAAAACACGGAATCGGTTTGGTCCTCGTTACCAAGCACGGAAAATCTTGAGGAGAAAGCGATGCCTCTGTCGAAGCTGGTCGTCGACAAGCCCTTCCTATTACCCGGAGGATTGAATCTGCTGGAAAAGTCTCAAGTACCTGCCAAGCTGCCCGGGACAAGAAATCTGGAGGAGAAACGTATTCCAGAATTGGTGTTGCAGAAATTAGCGCAACCACCCCGCGAGATCCATCAATAA
- the LOC117604610 gene encoding uncharacterized protein LOC117604610, producing MSREAIPRRAALSFTALGGILDMDQIMESDTWHDINRFMQQNFRQQVLKQLSPERVAEGDEHSGEDRKTSSSKKSRAKGKSQEDEEKSTETKEDGGQGSLENEKNQGKGKKGASQKRIVDGKGKKEGKQRRVPKEKPSKTSKASNNRQKVENVLKPNAKVNSISKPTRKKAASAAKDTQAAGTETVNVITNKNETMISTLGSINSQLPVNTSTPKSKRAQVNDLIGEKETEKNASGLKKAPFSADASSKKCRATEICPRKDLSKRRDEVTAGKKKNTNASVNCETEKTKRKKENKEPLSSNAGKPLKCSKQEEKNTETGKKKIGKHEQRLIEKRKRREERKIKRHERNAEKAMKAFAHHVTKIVTKMGYLPDSGSYPMDDSDLSDEYLSFSDSSCSCSSTCSNCSCYLNKS from the exons ATGAGCCGTGAAGCGATCCCGAGAAGAGCCGCGCTCTCGTTCACCGCACTCGGCGGTATTTTGGACATGGATCAAATTATGGAAAGCGATACGTGGCATGATATCAACAGATTCATGCAACAGAATTTCAGGCAACAAGTGTTGAAACAATTGAGCCCGGAACGCGTCGCAGAAG GTGATGAACACAGCGGAGAAGATCGAAAGACGTCATCTTCCAAGAAATCTCGTGCAAAAGGAAAAAGTCAAGAGGACGAGGAAAAGTCGACGGAGACGAAAGAGGACGGAGGTCAAGGGTcactggaaaatgaaaaaaaccaAGGGAAAGGGAAGAAGGGTGCTAGTCAGAAACGAATCGTAGATGGTAAAGGCAAAAAGGAAGGTAAACAAAGGAGGGTTCCGAAGGAAAAACCGAGTAAAACTTCAAAGGCGTCAAACAATCGGCAGAAGGTTGAAAACGTTTTGAAACCGAACGCTAAGGTAAACTCAATCTCGAAACCGACCAGGAAGAAGGCGGCAAGTGCCGCTAAAGATACGCAAGCCGCAGGTACTGAAACTGTAAacgtaataacaaataaaaatgaaacgatgaTAAGCACTTTAGGAAGCATAAACTCACAGCTGCCCGTCAATACTAGCACGCCGAAGAGCAAACGCGCGCAAGTTAACGATTTAATAGGggaaaaggaaacagaaaagaaCGCGTCAGGGTTGAAAAAGGCTCCCTTCTCGGCGGACGCTTCTTCCAAGAAATGTCGTGCGACGGAGATTTGTCCGAGAAAAGATTTGAGTAAAAGGAGGGATGAAGTTACAGccgggaaaaagaaaaacacaaatGCGTCCGTAAACTGCGAAACTGAGAAGactaaaaggaaaaaggaaaacaaagAACCCCTAAGTTCGAACGCGGGAAAACCACTGAAATGTAGCAAGCAAGAGGAGAAAAACACCGAGACAG GAAAGAAGAAGATCGGAAAGCACGAGCAACGGCTGATCGAAAAGCGGAAAAGACGAGAGGAGAGAAAAATCAAACGCCACGAGAGAAACGCGGAAAAAGCCATGAAAGCATTCGCGCATCACGTAACAAAGATTGTTACGAAAATGGGATACCTGCCAG ACAGCGGTTCATACCCGATGGACGATTCCGATCTTTCCGACGAGTATTTGAGCTTTTCCGACAGCTCGTGTTCCTGCTCCAGCACGTGTTCCAACTGCAGCTGCTATCTGAATAAATCTTAG